A section of the Bombus fervidus isolate BK054 chromosome 9, iyBomFerv1, whole genome shotgun sequence genome encodes:
- the LOC139991106 gene encoding transient-receptor-potential-like protein, translating to MSQEVNQSTLPRESVVAISYLQELEKHFFELVAYGNVPDVREFLENNPQFNINAVDFQGVTALHIAVSDRNTPMVEYLLTHPEIDPGDTHLHAIRDNEIKIAMIILNKLNDLSPGLEYAGITRSADFPDEATPLAIAAQYGHFEMISMLRNRLHFLPKPHPPSCNCGECK from the exons ATGTCGCAGGAAGTAAATCAAAGTACCTTACCAAGA GAATCTGTCGTGGCGATTTCATACTTGCAAGAACTGGAGAAACACTTTTTCGAATTGGTCGCCTATGGGAATGTTCCGGACGTGAGGGAGTTTCTTGAAAATAATCCGCAATTCAATATCAACGCTGTTGACTTTCAG GGTGTCACTGCGCTTCACATCGCGGTTAGTGACAGGAACACGCCAATGGTGGAGTATCTCCTGACTCATCCGGAGATCGATCCGGGTGACACGCATCTACACGCCATCAGGGACAACGAGATAAAAATCGCCATGATTATTTTGAACAAACTGAACGATCTGTCACCCGGATTGGAGTACGCCGGTATAACGCGAAGCGCCGATTTCCCGGACGAAGCCACGCCGCTGGCGATCGCTGCTCAATACGGACACTTCGAGATGATCAGtatgcttcgaaacaggcTTCACTTCCTTCCGAAACCTCATCCACCTAGCTGCAATTGCGGAGAGTGCAAGtag
- the LOC139991107 gene encoding short transient receptor potential channel 4-like has protein sequence MDQPIDENIDKFGKRRSERERSDILAIEKLRLFSYKAVANPAYICQIVDDPILEAFNLSYELQKAASFVREFYHDYIKLAENVMQFATDLIDCARSVDEVEVILKQSTGFAHSYKFIYPRLLFALHNTQRTFVAHPNVQQVVDSNQYFVNMLLITSKWIDGWYEWKIMNPWMKSLFVLMRVFMLPVILVVVLVAPNSKRSKFWQSPVNKFISSTASYLVFLLIVFLQSNADKTEQLRGPPNSGIPYYLISTDRTEIEQ, from the exons ATGGATCAACCAATCGACGAGAACATCGATAAATTCGGAAAA CGTAGAAGCGAACGAGAGAGGAGCGACATTCTAGCGATAGAGAAGTTGCGATTATTCTCGTACAAGGCAGTAGCAAATCCAGCGTACATATGTCAAATCGTCGACGATCCGATTTTGGAAGCGTTCAATTTGTCCTACGAGCTACAGAAAGCCGCCTCCTTCGTCAGAGAATTTTACCACGACTACATAAAACTCGCCGAG AACGTGATGCAGTTCGCGACCGATCTGATCGATTGCGCCAGAAGCGTGGACGAAGTAGAAGTCATCTTGAAACAGTCTACTGGATTTGCTCattcgtataaatttatatacccGAGGCTGTTGTTCGCTCTGCACAACACGCAGAGAACCTTTGTGGCTCATCCTAATGTACAACAGGTTGTAGATAGTAATCAATACTTTGTAAACATGCTT TTAATTACGAGCAAGTGGATCGACGGCTGGTACGAATGGAAGATCATGAACCCATGGATGAAGTCTTTATTCGTACTAATGCGAGTCTTCATGCTACCGGTGATTCTGGTAGTGGTCTTGGTCGCTCCAAATTCAAAGAGGTCGAAATTTTGGCAATCACCGGTCAACAAGTTTATTTCATCCACCGCCAGTTACTTGGTGTTCCTGTTGATCGTTTTTCTTCAATCGAACGCAGACAAAACCGAACAGCTTCGTGGACCGCCTAACTCTGGTATACCCTATTACCTGATATCGACAGATCGAACAGAAATCGAACAGTAG